In Toxoplasma gondii ME49 chromosome X, whole genome shotgun sequence, a single genomic region encodes these proteins:
- a CDS encoding indole-3-glycerol phosphate synthase domain-containing protein (encoded by transcript TGME49_207180~Predicted trans-membrane domain (TMHMM2.0):6-29), producing MLVPSRIVSGLSLLLFLLCTSHHFYGPLIIKRGEANVFLAVQPTTALVPCFRQCRESTQCAASHMLSPGSTPLRVSAVSLPAPFFAPPASSSSRVFVERELSAVQQLCAAPANAPQGLPGFLPGCTLHTSLFSPVAPLSREFHKLRRRNAFSNGRAEVTPGRGRAARCLRAAVRDRRLPSLALDQLQRLLEAKQYEVKLLVEKHGSLLDPLTLRQAYVHHTLNSKLTERMRIQPNAQERDEKIRALHAARWDGSCRETREKEGEERRQEGNCEHVRKKHSRLVGEEKPGYDLQEVLQETETPHRLSVACDLKRRSCTNMAVNPRRLSYRNPGDIAVDCASAGADIILVNTNKEGWGGSYDDLQATTKALRNAYTWSDRPAVVMKDIIIHPIQVAQAVEAKADGVYLHFCILGKDLEDLLFACSTMGTQALVEVHSEAEAQQAEDAGATLLVVNQWDRYTGRLVPEQALRVRSVCSPEVIVLASGGLISLAQAAKCAKCGFDGVVLGQALTRPGALDFIKEVKSWQGAPRELVHLFAPNPRGAAAAARGLEDAAAAVEEEEAALKAEREARRAAERARSKEGQNPTSLSDGEAFVVDTKDAESIDDSLDEEDDLDVAEKVFEEAKRGWTCHTGAERKKENFDEKPTERRRAWESEPDDPSARDRGGVRRKERAESCQDRIRNKGFGCPSLADSELYEDENSETLGKRCGQMQGGAGLREEFTERILRLSGPDFQPRQPAASAFGSHTVPAREGDAVGRAQSLSSLNDNCGDSASPSRKSGDGGYPAPPPGIVDVSGEEDEHSQRVGSFHAFSSLRAPDNSSGRERTEDPQKKANVFDKSDSAPNEEQVLRAFTRELLGQIARERQVHRMAEEEHRDQQLAMFRQYQQLARAFSEAETNTEAVRNGSLFVPPLALQEQLQSDPHFRASGPAKEDLDPLAVMAQDADTVAEPFKEAFPNDPARAAAACTAAAAAAVADPAGFAAVARDHLEKAAERGAYTLADANDPAMALSAAAPTFAAASATAALTAAVARGERDASTAAKAAAATLKGTNPPNPNALAALAAAAIQRRKASGIRPDLLGVPLVQAGGLESQCGEEQRLATVGGDSKIVGASLTPHADSGFSGTVGSRGEGRGAPGGDAVVGLGGGQDEKMELFDEAELERIGRLFFSEEELDGFLKELRAKKATRQSAQESSGAGGPGSPLGSETHADRSTEAGFCISQQPERAGEVSFAPHQEAAVDTQAGVRTGTESSSPMSQGPIVKEKQSDGEEHEARDDEEKAHSKQSADENGSYQNVQMEKARGHSGTQDSVENQEPDSSKGSRHPSESYSEPHAPLSEAASRDLGSETTGGGPASSWRVEKVSFNTQEWFARADRRKKEDHELEQQFLQQSRQAAAQMLPCKSEEAAQRGLEAIDAPEAVSAAGASEKGGDASFGDGGRETFSRFGRHTPEPSLTTPMDQMEAFLPFFQGHGSHHHLDDPPEVQERMQQEAFLEELKQRGSGGSSSEASLDDSSRGLPRTGHHAYELLKEQQRLQAERRQLPPPAAALKSDAVTAAASAAAAALAEGASPQAAVRAVKRVTSAGTSRSPERSSLEEEREEKGASTQNPCGETDNKGIPRSDAATAAAVQGAMLGGERGAYAALLGTSSQGAGGFFESYVDDLAKTGGMEVETRED from the exons ATGCTGGTCCCGTCTCGAATTGTTTCGGggctttctctgctgctcttccttctctgcaccTCTCACCACTTTTACGGGCCGCTTATTATcaagaggggagaagcaaATGTATTTCTAGCTGTCCAACCAACCACCGCCCTTGTCCCCTGTTTCCGCCAGTGCCGAGAATCCACGCAATGCGCCGCATCTCACATGCTTTCTCCAGGCTCGACTCCTCTGCGGGTTtctgccgtttctctccctgcccCGTTCTTCGCACCTCCCGCTTCCTCCAGTTCCCGAGTTTTTGTAGAACGAGAACTCTCAGCTGTGCAGCAGCTCTGTGCGGCTCCAGCGAACGCCCCTCAGGGGTTGCCTGGCTTTTTGCCAGGCTGCACTCTCCACacctcccttttctcccccGTTGCACCACTTTCGCGAGAGTTCCACAAACTCAGACGCCGGAACGCATTTTCCAATGGCCGCGCAGAGGTGACGCCGGGTCGCGGCAGGGCTGCGCGTTGCCTCCGGGCAGCCGTCAGAGACCGACGTCTGCCTTCGCTGGCTCTCGAccagctgcagagacttTTGGAGGCAAAGCAGTATGAG GTGAAGCTTCTGGTGGAGAAGCACGGCAGCTTGCTGGATCCGCTTACGCTCCGTCAGGCGTACGTCCACCACACGTTGAATTCGAAGTTGACGGAACGCATGCGCATCCAGCCAAACGCCCAGGAACGCGACGAGAAGATTCGAGCCCTGCACGCAGCTCGCTGGGACGGtagctgcagagagacacgcgaaaaagaaggagaggaaagacgccAGGAAGGGAACTGCGAGCATGTACGCAAGAAACACAGCCGCCTAGTCGGTGAAGAGAAACCTGGCTACGACCTCCAGGAAGTCCTtcaggaaacggagacgccgCACAGGCTGAGTGTTGCCTGTGATCTGAAGCGACGGAGCTGCACAAACATGGCTGTCAATCCTCGGCGGCTGTCGTACCGAAATCCAGGAGACATCGCTGTCGACTGTGCTAGCGCTG GCGCAGATATCATCTTGGTGAATACAAACAAAGAAGGCTGGGGCGGCAGCTACGATGATCTGCAGGCAACTACGAAGGCACTTCGTAACGCGTACACCTGGTCGGACCGACCTGCGGTTGTGATGAAGGACATCATCATTCACCCGATCCAG GTGGCGCAGGCTGTTGAAGCGAAGGCTGATGGAGTTTATTTGCATTTTTGCATCCTCGGCAAAGATCTGGAAGATTtgctcttcgcctgctcAACCATGGGAACCCAGGCACTCGTCGAAGTGCACAGTGAGGCCGAGGCCCAGCAGGCAGAAGACGCTGGCGCCACGCTGCTGGTG GTCAATCAGTGGGACCGCTACACAGGTCGCCTCGTCCCTGAGCAGGCGCTCCGAGTCCGGAGTGTCTGTTCTCCTGAGGTCATCGTGCTCGCTTCCGGCGGCCTGATTTCCTTGGCGCAGGCGGCAAAGTGTGCAAAGTGTGGCTTCGATGGAGTTGTCCTCGGACAAGCTCTTACTCGC CCTGGGGCGCTAGACTTTATTAAAGAAGTCAAGTCTTGGCAAGGCGCTCCTCGCGAGCTCGTGCATCTCTTTGCCCCCAATCCACGTGGAGCGGCAGCAGCGGCCAGGGGCCTAGAAGACGCCGCTGCCGCagtcgaggaggaggaagcggcgcTGAAGGCCGAGCGTGAAGCCCGTCGAGCCGCAGAACGCGCCCGCTCAAAAGAAGGGCAAAACCCAACCTCTTTATCCGACGGTGAGGCCTTTGTGGTCGACACGAAAGACGCTGAATCGATAGATGACTCCctggacgaagaagacgacttgGACGTGGCGGAGAAGGTCttcgaggaggcgaagcgcggGTGGACATGTCACAccggagcagagagaaaaaaagaaaattTTGACGAGAAACCTACTGAGAGGCGGCGCGCCTGGGAATCGGAGCCAGATGATCCGTcagcgcgagacagaggaggggtcaggcgaaaggaaagagcagaaagctGCCAGGATAGGATCCGCAACAAAGGTTTTGGTTGTCCTTCGCTGGCCGATTCTGAATTGTATGAAGACGAGAACTCGGAAACGCTAGGTAAAAGATGTGGACAGATGCAGGGCGGCGCAGGTTTGCGTGAAGAATTTACTGAACGGATTCTCCGACTGTCAGGGCCGGACTTCCAGCCTCGACAGCCGGCGGCGTCTGCCTTCGGTTCGCACACAGTGCCAGCTCGAGAAGGGGATGCAGTTGGTAGGGCgcagtctctctcgtcgctcaATGACAACTGTGGAGACTCTGCATCTCCTTCCCGCAAGTCTGGAGATGGCGGCTACCCAGCCCCGCCGCCGGGCATCGTTGATGTGTCaggcgaggaggacgagCATTCGCAGAGGGTCGGGAGTTTCCACGCATTTTCCAGTTTACGTGCGCCGGATAATAGCAGCGGGCGAGAGCGAACAGAAGAcccgcagaagaaggcaaatgTCTTCGACAAGAGCGACTCTGCCCCCAACGAAGAGCAGGTGCTCCGGGCTTTCACGCGCGAATTGTTAGGGCAGATCGCGCGCGAACGGCAAGTGCACCGGATGGCGGAGGAAGAGCACCGAGATCAGCAACTGGCGATGTTTCGGCAGTACCAACAGCTCGCTCGGGCGTTTTCGGAGGCCGAAACGAACACCGAAGCCGTCAGAAACGGCTCTTTGTTTGTCCCACCTCTAGCCCTCCAGGAGCAGCTCCAGAGTGATCCGCATTTCCGGGCTTCGGGGCCTGCAAAAGAAGACCTCGACCCCCTGGCTGTGATGGCCCAAGACGCCGACACGGTCGCGGAACCCTTCAAAGAGGCCTTCCCTAACGACCCCGCTCGcgcagccgctgcatgcacagccgcagcggcggcggccgTCGCCGACCCCGCAGGTTTCGCTGCCGTGGCGCGGGACCATCTGGAGAaagcagcggagagaggTGCGTATACGCTGGCAGATGCGAATGACCCAGCGATGGCCCTCAGCGCGGCTGCCCCGACTTTtgccgccgcctctgccACCGCCGCCTTGACTGCTGCGGTGGCCCGGGGTGAACGAGACGCCTCTACGGCAGCCAAGGCGGCGGCGGCAACTCTCAAGGGCACTAACCCTCCGAATCCGAATGCCCTTGCGGCCTTGGCGGCTGCGGCGAttcagagaaggaaggcctCAGGCATTCGCCCCGACCTTCTGGGGGTCCCCTTAGTGCAGGCTGGAGGACTAGAGTCACAGTgtggagaggagcagagactcGCGACAGTTGGAGGCGACTCGAAGATCGTGGGCGCTTCGCTCACACCACATGCAGACTCAGGCTTTTCGGGGACCGTAGGTTCCAGGggcgaggggagaggagcACCGGGCGGGGACGCTGTTGTGGGTTTGGGGGGCGGACAGGATGAGAAAATGGAGCTGTTTGACGAGGCTGAACTCGAGCGAATTGGGCGTCTGTTCTTCTCAGAGGAGGAATTAGATGGATTTCTCAAAGAATTGAGGGCGAAGAAAGCCACGCGACAGTCCGCGCAGGAAAGCTCCGGTGCAGGGGGACCTGGTAGTCCTCTGGGCTCGGAGACACACGCTGATCGGAGTACAGAGGCAGGGTTTTGTATTAGTCAACAGCcggagagagcaggcgagGTATCCTTTGCTCCACACCAGGAAGCAGCTGTTGACACTCAGGCTGGTGTTAGGACAGGCACCGAAAGTTCGTCCCCAATGTCTCAAGGGCCAATcgtgaaagagaagcagtcgGATGGTGAAGAGCACGAAGCGCGAGATGATGAAGAAAAGGCACACTCGAAGCAAAGCGCTGACGAGAATGGGTCTTATCAGAACGTTCAAATGGAGAAGGCGCGGGGGCACTCTGGAACTCAAGACAGTGTCGAAAATCAAGAACCCGATTCTTCAAAAGGCAGTAGACATCCTTCTGAATCATATTCTGAGCCGCATGCACCGCTCTCCGAAGCTGCCTCAAGGGACCTTGGCAGTGAAACAACTGGAGGTGGACCTGCGTCCAGCTGGCGAGTCGAGAAAGTCTCCTTCAACACACAAGAGTGGTTCGCGCGGGCGGATCGccgaaagaaagaagaccaCGAGTTAGAACAGCAGTTTCTCCAGCAGAGTCGCCAGGCAGCGGCTCAGATGCTTCCATgcaaaagcgaagaagccgccCAAAGAGGCTTAGAAGCCATCGATGCTCCGGAAGCCGTTTCGGCAGCCGGAgcgagcgagaaaggcgGTGATGCCTCCTTCGGGGACGGGGGGagagaaacgttttctcGTTTTGGGAGACATACCCCTGAGCCGTCGCTGACGACTCCAATGGACCAGATGGAGGCGTTTCTGCCGTTTTTCCAGGGCCACGGGAGTCACCATCACCTGGACGATCCTCCTGAGGTGcaggaacgcatgcagcaggagGCTTTTCTCGAAGAGCTGAAGCAACGCGGGAGCGGTGGATCGTCTTCCGAGGCGTCTCTCGACGACTCCTCCCGCGGGTTGCCACGCACTGGCCACCACGCCTACGAGCTCCTCaaagagcagcagaggctGCAGGCAGAACGGCGACAACTCCCGCCCCCCGCAGCGGCTCTCAAATCAGATGCCGTCACCGCAGCAGCCTcggctgcagctgcggctTTGGCAGAGGGAGCCTCTCCCCAAGCTGCTGTTCGGGCAGTCAAGCGGGTGACTTCAGCAGGCACTTCCAGAAGTCCCGAACGCAGTTccctcgaagaagaaagagaagaaaaaggcgctTCTACGCAAAATCCTTGTGGAGAAACAGATAACAAGGGCATCCCGAGGTCAGATGCGGCAACTGCTGCCGCTGTTCAAGGAGCGATGTTGGGCGGCGAACGCGGTGCCTACGCTGCGCTGCTGGGTACCAGCAGCCAAGGCGCTGGAGGGTTTTTCGAGAGCTATGTTGATGATCTAGCGAAAACTGGCGGAATGGAAGTGGAGACTAGAGAAGACTGA
- a CDS encoding hypothetical protein (encoded by transcript TGME49_207200), whose protein sequence is MHLTAGVRVPRCRETRAHAEHLPLWPKNICHWSRRIHALNLNQCANGKAGTRRLPLRPTAARIMHTRALCSWAKEFQTSDSSEFVSAGCMRDAEDRKLLCLIPSKNKFFQCPKCHVLRLWFAGPLATSPVTAEVASSQMPIVSPLSDLPGRSRGICRFSTATSARFCGAPGTRFNIGASPRDASFLSAQLSVASPAERFAVSSDECTDAGSKRSSFLDAETTVRKEHPEDVVSHAMGGALPHPNPGPGPETALQLPGREASLKRETEPFVDEHSLHETPDRLAGLRGVIFTEEETTKLLMLEGADLDASIGGFEGAWRVVRHLCMQQNWGQSQSSSGAEQVHEAILGSQPNRCDKAPPAETDGHATPLVACAAAGAAANSTLVSRTTFEDSPTVEEDWTWTDREHSGCVEHIAQHVLTLSPFLHRSPMKVCSETGRQAKARGSPDSSVPATEDIARDGIERRSGCQQSLEPDWSPPQTDQEVTLPLACASSCLLNTSLGLPAGQIVFSLLPENVGTLSRRSAHRPVTHAPRSSQGFPEAARAVDNGGHSDRIEEGTGIAVKSVGYYRNLLLPILSRRCLHRDTTPAYSDAPSEDRNYVFCLPNREANCERLSSTVFCFPIFSVGSSIHSILPFVTRERPGLQTRQKPLWWGALGELVATHLPSGRPRDSPSRTPMLRSSSSCNGDDFLGPVLQRLPCLDRRENLFLLFAFAALPASFSGLPPPDPPPRHTLPMTGRDPAIGDFSKGRDLGQNEDSSGSHGSCRSTSRTSPHFPQFFRHLIEQVLPSLPSLHPHLLLDVLSSSLRLSRLSAALQATRALEVHGESRHMQRGSRRESSTPCSSEFLVVLESVLPRLLTLASPQETEDPNQEFDAVRLRVGSARYFAETNAGTNDLSQRPAEVEAHLNLPLRPLITFISILSTSRGNFCLPERFGDAVTTLTDYCCARLHQLLPADVTNLVCALSPRNEEQHAAASDEFSLFLLAKFIQERPEQLKPAWLALVIEAYTRAGLEDSMFYETLSEQVKRQFSAFTTPELVTVLSGFQKVRFRDEELLTLVYTSLEEGARRHLSGTGRWLTSAESVGAGLRANRGETWRETALLGSGSAESPHPCCALPKASGEPLRFPSRSVVETAISTAGLLDVTEVRLKSMWRLYVTQLQAEVTALDRRPIATSRRRALIHDVSALLPQVVLQQPQETAAFIDLWLHLCEPIFSAELKQRLGAPAQRHRLLCEAYQLGLLPPMPDFQARAEKLKQLDEALQRTTAKNGRGDSWAPESSTFHVDVASALLSLNVRYEAEVRVARLFILDLIVTIPRDLHWGPASDERASSHEGVSPEALSGSERPGQRYPEASVLEFSQGHHLHNLDQVSFVTGVAPEHTAQNKDEEWRALSASPGVRPVAHRLCRSRSERPEGSDCHFSNKTFPECPGELSDASSNHENRPGRHLVAGQQSTVAIAAAASPSLHTRGSLPSDGSKICGKLPGTSVTGQASCLPNGDILESLNGGEGRGRSDYALVAVILEDASRGTSMQEGQDGSQGRTRTPVGGPGRTLNTGKPTRWHGRQEQQCSQVPELHASPYEREVEREIEDPWSVKERKKKELPFEIPSGW, encoded by the exons ATGCATCTAACCGCCGGCGTCCGGGTGCCTCGGTGTCGCGAGACACGCGCGCACGCAGAACATCTGCCTCTTTGGCCAAAAAACATTTGCCACTGGAGTCGTCGGATCCACGCTTTAAACCTGAACCAATGCGCCAACGGTAAAGCAGGAACCCGCCGATTACCCCTGCGGCCGACGGCAGCGAGAATAATGCATACCCGCGCACTGTGTTCTTGGGCCAAGGAATTTCAGACCTCTGACTCTTCAGAGTTTGTTTCAGCCGGATGCATGCGAGATGCAGAGGACAGAAAACTTTTGTGTTTGATTCCTTCAAAAAACAAGTTTTTTCAGTGCCCTAAATGTCACGTTCTTCGACTGTGGTTCGCCGGCCCTCTGGCCACATCGCCGGTGACCGCTGAAGTGGCTAGCTCCCAAATGCCGatcgtctctcctttgtcaGACCTCCCTGGGCGAAGTCGAGGGATTTGTAGGTTTTCGACGGCAACGTCTGCCAGGTTTTGCGGAGCACCTGGGACTCGCTTCAACATCGGCGCCTCCCCCCGCGAtgcatcttttctctctgcacagtTGAGTGTCGCCTCGCCTGCCGAACGATTTGCCGTCTCCAGCGACGAGTGCACCGACGCTGGTAGCAAGAGGAGCTCGTTTTTGGATGCCGAAACAACGGTCAGAAAAGAACACCCAGAGGATGTTGTGAGCCACGCTATGGGAGGGGCTCTGCCTCACCCCAACCCTGGACCTGGTCCAGAGACAGCTCTACAATTGCCAGGACGAGAAGCCAGTCTtaagcgagagacagaaccgTTTGTTGACGAGCACTCTCTGCACGAAACCCCGGATAGACTCGCTGGTTTGCGCGGAGTTATTTttacagaagaagagacgaccaAACTTCTGATGCTAGAGGGTGCAGATCTGGACGCTAGCATTGGCGGCTTTGAGGGAGCCTGGAGGGTTGTGCGgcacctctgcatgcagcagaacTGGGGCCAGTCTCAGAGTTCTTCTGGAGCGGAGCAAGTGCATGAAGCTATCCTGGGATCGCAGCCGAATCGCTGTGACAAGGCACCACCGGCCGAAACAGATGGACATGCCACGCCGCTTGTCGCATGCGCTGCTGCTGGTGCTGCTGCAAATTCTACACTCGTCTCGAGAACTACATTTGAGGACTCGCCAACTGTCGAAGAGGATTGGACGTGGACTGATCGAGAGCACAGCGGCTGCGTGGAGCACATTGCACAACACGTTCTCACTCtatctccctttctccaccGGAGCCCGATGAAGGTGTGCAGCGAAACTGGGAGGCAAGCGAAGGCAAGGGGGTCACCAGACAGTTCTGTACCTGCCACAGAAGACATAGCAAGAGACGGAATCGAGAGGAGATCTGGTTGCCAGCAATCGCTGGAACCTGACTGGAGCCCTCCCCAAACAGACCAAGAAGTGACATTGCCGCTTGCGTGTGCATCGTCGTGCCTTCTAAATACCTCTCTTGGTTTACCAGCTGGGCAAATTGTTTTCAGTCTCTTGCCCGAAAATGTCGGTACCCTGTCGAGAAGGTCAGCGCACCGACCCGTCACCCATGCCCCTCGATCTAGCCAAGGGTTTCCAGAGGCCGCGCGTGCGGTTGATAACGGCGGACACAGCGATCGGATTGAGGAGGGAACCGGAATTGCTGTGAAATCAGTGGGATATTACCGTAATTTGTTGCTGCCCATTCTTTCCAGGCGATGCTTGCACAGAGACACGACACCAGCGTATTCGGACGCACCTAGTGAGGACAGGAATTATGTGTTTTGCCTGCCAAATCGCGAGGCGAACTGTGAACGCTTGTCTTCAaccgtcttctgtttcccgATTTTCTCAGTCGGGTCTTCTATCCACTCCATTCTGCCGTTCGTAACCAGAGAGCGGCCAGGTCTTCAGACACGACAGAAACCGCTCTGGTGGGGAGCCCTGGGGGAACTGGTGGCCACCCACTTGCCTTCTGGTCGACCCCGCGACTCTCCTTCCCGGACCCCCATGCTTCGTTCTAGCTCCAGCTGCAACGGCGACGACTTCCTCGGTCCCGTACTGCAGCGGCTACCGTGCCTGGACCGGAGAGAGAAtctttttctgttgtttGCCTTCGCAGCGCTTCCAGCCTCCTTCAGTGGTCTACCACCGCCTGACCCGCCGCCGAGACACACCCTCCCCATGACGGGTCGTGATCCAGCGATAGGGGACTTCTCAAAGGGACGGGATCTCGGACAGAACGAAGACTCGTCTGGCTCCCATGGTTCATGCCGAAGCACATCTCGGACGTCTCCACACTTCCCCCAGTTCTTTCGACACCTTATCGAGCAGGTGTTGCCGAGTTTGCCGAGCCTCCATCCACACCTGCTCCTCGACGTTCTGTCCTCGAGTCTGCGTCTGTCGCGCTTGAGTGCAGCCCTCCAGGCAACGCGTGCACTTGAGGTTCACGGCGAGTCCAGACACATGCAACGCGGCAGCCGGAGGGAGAGTTCGACGCCTTGCTCTTCCGAGTTTCTGGTGGTTCTCGAGTCTGTGTTGCCGAGACTCCTCACACTCGCGTCGCCCCAGGAAACGGAGGACCCAAACCAAGAATTCGACGCCGTCAGACTGAGGGTGGGGAGCGCGCGATACTTTGCCGAGACAAACGCAGGGACGAATGATCTGTCTCAGCGCCCAGCGGAAGTCGAAGCACATCTAAACTTGCCTCTAAGGCCTCTTATTACTTTCATTTCCATTCTCAGCACGTCGAGAGGAAACTTCTGCCTACCAGAGCGCTTTGGAGATGCCGTCACGACACTGACAGATTACTGCT GTGCAAGGCTGCATCAGCTTCTGCCAGCTGATGTCACGAACCTTGTGTGTGCTTTGAGCCCTAGGAATGAGGAACAGCATGCCGCTG CTTCCGatgagttctctctctttctgctggcTAAGTTCATCCAAGAGCGACCGGAGCAGTTAAAGCCCGCGTGGCTCGCGCTTGTGATTGAAGCCTACACTCGAGCTGGTCTAGAG GACTCTATGTTCTACGAGACGCTGAGTGAACAAGTGAAAAGACAGTTTTCGGCGTTCACAACGCCCGAGCTGGTGACAGTTCTCAGTGGCTTTCAGAAG GTTCGATTTCGAGACGAGGAACTCCTCACTTTGGTTTACACTAGCCTGGAGGAAGGCGCACGCCGCCACCTGTCTGGCACTGGTCGGTGGCTCACCTCTGCGGAGAGCGTCGGTGCTGGATTGCGTGCAAATCGAGGCGAGACGTGGAGGGAAACAGCTTTGCTGGGAAGCGGATCAGCTGAAAGTCCTCATCCATGCTGTGCTTTGCCGAAGGCTTCTGGAGAGCCCTTGCGATTCCCCTCTCGGTCTGTTGTCGAGACAGCCATCAGCACAGCAG GTCTCCTGGACGTCACAGAGGTTCGGCTCAAGAGCATGTGGCGCCTTTACGTGACGCAACTTCAAGCGGAAGTGACCGCTCTCGATCGACGCCCCATCGCTACCTCGAGGAGAAGGGCCTTGATTCATGATGTGTCGGCGTTGCTGCCACAAGTGGTACTTCAGCAACCACAGGAAACGGCAGCGTTCATCGATCTGTGGTTGCATCTATGCGAACCGATCTTCAGTGCCGAACTCAAACAGAGACTTGGAGCACCTGCTCA gagacaccgacTTCTATGTGAGGCGTATCAGCTGGGGTTGCTGCCCCCAATGCCGGATTTCCAAgcaagagcagagaagctgaAACAGCTAGACGAAGCA ctgcagagaacaACGGCGAAGAATGGCCGCGGGGATTCCTGGGCGCCAGAATCATCAACGTTTCACGTTGACGTGGCCTCGGCGCTGCTTTCGCTGAATGTCCGCTACGAAGCTGAAGTTCGGGTTGCGAGGCTTTTCATTCTCGATCTGATTGTCACCATACCGCGAGATCTCCACTGGGGACCGGCATCAGACGAACGAGCTTCTTCGCACGAGGGGGTAAGCCCTGAAGCGCTTTCTGGCTCAGAACGGCCTGGACAGAGGTACCCGGAAGCATCGGTCCTCGAATTCTCTCAGGGCCACCACCTACACAACCTCGATCAGGTGAGTTTTGTGACAGGGGTCGCTCCAGAACACACTGCGCAAAACAAGGatgaagagtggagagcactgtctgcgtcgcctggCGTGCGGCCCGTTGCTCACAGACTCTGTAGGAGTCGCAGTGAGAGACCAGAGGGGTCAGACTGCCACTTCTCGAACAAAACCTTTCCAGAATGTCCCGGGGAGCTCTCTGACGCAAGCTCAAATCACGAGAACAGACCAGGTCGCCATCTGGTTGCTGGCCAGCAGTCAACGGTAGCAATcgccgcagcagcttctccttcgctgcacACAAGGGGATCACTCCCATCCGATGGTTCGAAAATCTGTGGGAAGCTCCCTGGCACGTCTGTGACAGGGCAGGCGTCGTGTCTCCCGAATGGAGACATTCTGGAGTCTCTGAACGGAGGTGAAGGTCGCGGTCGTTCAGACTACGCTCTTGTGGCGGTCATCCTCGAGGACGCGTCTCGTGGAACTTCGATGCAAGAGGGCCAAGATGGCAGTCAGGGCCGAACCAGGACCCCTGTCGGCGGACCAGGACGGACTCTCAACACGGGAAAACCCACCAGGTGGCACGGCCGCCAGGAACAACAGTGCAGCCAAGTGCCCGAGTTGCACGCGAGTCCGTATGAGAGAGAGGTTGAACGAGAGATCGAAGATCCCTGGAGCgtgaaagaaagaaagaagaaagagttgCCTTTCGAAATTCCTTCAGGCTGGTGA
- a CDS encoding hypothetical protein (encoded by transcript TGME49_207210), protein MAANTTATGTHPAQECHLKHPPEFDGGKVHPWVASFEHFMRIKKVPEREWANSAKTYFSLSAWEKWMRHEGKEFEKEPHSWEEFKEKIEKIFGHHEKGEEKLEREGKKKP, encoded by the coding sequence ATGGCGGCGAATACCACAGCCACTGGTACTCATCCGGCTCAGGAGTGCCATCTGAAGCATCCTCCCGAGTTCGATGGAGGGAAGGTGCATCCTTGGGTAGCGTCATTTGAGCATTTTATGCGTATCAAGAAGGTGCCGGAGAGAGAATGGGCTAACTCTGCGAAGACATACTTTTCTTTAAGTGCGTGGGAGAAATGGATGCGCCATGAGGGCAAAGAATTTGAGAAGGAGCCTCATTCGTGGGAAGAGTTTAAGGAGAAGATTGAGAAGATCTTTGGTCACCACGAGAAGGGTGAAGAGAAGCTAGAaagggaggggaagaagaagccatAA